The Malus domestica chromosome 17, GDT2T_hap1 genome contains the following window.
AGCAGCTTATTGCGAGCCGAGGCACAGCAACAGTAACCCATCCTTACCTTTTTGATACAGTTCATTCTGGTATAATAcatagtttgtggcatgaaccTTTGTCCGTCGGTGGTGTTTTGCATTGGGGTTATCAATATATCGTATAATCATCCTTCTCCAATCGTCTGGTAATGACTCAACGACACCAACCTCAATACTATCCTTCCGttctaacaacgaaggtaaagacataacccgtgtAAGGATCATGCAATCATGTTGGAGAACTTGCTGATTAATCAAGGCCGAATGTGCTTGTCGTGACACAGGTATTTCTCGGCCTAATTTACCCCCCATAAGTTGGGCTCTCGGAGGCTATTTGAGCCAATTCGTCGGAGTCAGTGTTATGAACTCGTGAAATATGTTTGAAAATTACTCCTTCAAAGGATTCGACCAAATAGCTGGCAACTATGTGGTAAAACGCCatagtacaactcatgcaacgaaaagtcccattgagttgattaatgacaAGTTCGAAGTTGCCAAGAACAAGAACACGAGTTGCCCGTAAATCGTGCAGCACGCCGAGGTCGATaacaagggcttcgtattcgacCTAATTATTCGTACAATCGAAATCGAGCTGgagagaaaaataccaacgattatGAGTGGGGGATTGAATAACGATCCCAAAGCTAGCCAAGACTGAAATACTGGAACCACCAAAGTACATTGTCCAGTAATTATCACGTGTTTGTATCAAGTCGATGTCAATGTCATTGCCTTTAAACTCATATGGGGAAGGGTGTTAGGCCAAAAAATCAGCTAGGGCTTgacctttgacagctttctggggTAAATATTGCAAGCTGAATTAAGAAAGGGCCATTGtccatttgccgatttggcccTTTACGATCGGCCGAGTGAGCATGTAATGAATGACATCAGTCTGGGCGATGACCTGAGTGACtgacgggagcatgtaatgtctgagtttTGACGCGGCAAAAAATAGGGCAAGACAAAGCTTCTCGACCGCGAAGTAATTAATTTCGGGCGGGTTGAGGTTTCGGCTAAGGTAAAAAATGGCATGTTCTCGCCCGGCGTCATTATCTTGTGCCAGAAGGCATCCGATGGATTCTTCGACCACCGAGATATATAGCTTAAGAGGTCGACCCTATCGTGATGGAACGAGGATGGGTGGCGTCGTTAGAGAGACTTTGATCTGCGTGAAGGCCTCTTGGTGCTCGACACGCCATTCGAAGGTGTCGGAGTcattgagtttcaaaagcgtggaaAAAGCTTTCATTTTCCAAGCTGAGTTAGCAATAAATCGTCGAAGAAAGAACTGAGCAACGACTGTAATTGTTTCTTAATCGTCGGTGGTGGAGCATTAATGATTACGCATGCCTTGTTGTCGTCTACCTCAATACCACGGTGATGTACGAGGAAGCCTAAAAAAATTTCAGCTGATACGCCGAGAACACATTTGGCGGGATTCATCTTCAGATTGTGCCGGCGCATGCGCAGGAATGCCTGACAGAGGTCATCCAAATGTGTCTGCCATTGTGCTGATTTGATGACTACATCGTCGATGTAGACTTTGACGATGGTACCAattaaatcataaaaaataGTGTTCATAGCTCGTTGGTATGTAACACTGGCATTCTTGAGACCGAAGGGCATGACGACCTATTCGTATGTGCCGAGTGCCCTGGGACACCGAAATGTAGTCTTATGAACATCAGCTTCGGCGATGACAATGTGGTTATAACAGGCATGCCCATCCATTACGGATAGGATCTTGTGATGTGCTGCAACATCAATTAGCAAGTCGGAGATCGGCATCGGGTACTTATCTTTAAGCATTGCCAGGTTCAGATTATGAAAATCGATACAGATGCATAAGacaccatttttctttagcaCTGGGACGATATTGGCCAGCCACTCGATGTATCGAGTGGTCCGTATAAACCTGACTTTTAAAAGTCAAACTAATTCATCTTTTATGCCGAGTTGTACTTTAGTCGAGAACCGACGAGGGGGCTGGTGGAAAGGCTTACAACCAGCTTTGATGCATAATTCATGTTCAACATGGGTCCGATCAATGCCCGACATCTCATGATAACTCTAAggaaaacaatctttaaactcgTTGAGTAATTAACAGAGTTCAACTTTTATAGCATGGGGTAACAGTGCACTAATAAATAACGGTCGAGGGTCATCAACCGTTTTGACATTTATTTCCTCTACtgggtccttaacttggggtcGACTGTCTTCGAGTTTGGCCGGTACGGCTTGAACTTTGTTTAACGACAGTACTGGGTCGTTATCTTCCTCGGCCAAAAATTCGATTAAGTTGATGCATGAATGTGCATGCTTGGAAAtagcataccaatgggccagaaGACGTTCCATCGTGGATGAAATCGCGGCCTGACTCCTCTCGCCTTCGACGTAATCATCAGTGGTAGGGATCAAGTTGGCCAAGCCGAGTCTTGCCGAATCCTGATGGATAGTCTCGGCACCTACCTCGATGGCTTTCTGGACTGAGATTCGAGTCGACCGTCCATCTTCATTAAAACCCTGTagggtaatgtagccgacgtgaTCATCATAATAACGGGCCTGAATCATATTGGTTTCAAATGGCTGATTATCGGCTGGGTGAACCATGACCGATTTCCCGTCCCAAAAAATGAGAACTTGGTATAAAGAAGAAGGGATACAAttcgtttgatgaatccaatccctGCCGAGCAAAACATTATACTCGGTCTTGGAGTCGACGATAATAAATACGGTCATGTGATTGCGACCTGCAATGTTCACCTCCAAATGAAGTATTCCTTTGGTTTGAGACTTGTCACCGACGAAGCTGCTCATGGTTATTCCTGAAGGAATGAGTTTGTCATTGGATTGTCGTAATGCTTTCATGATGGATACAAGCATGATATTGACTGTTGCTCCGCAATCAACGAAAATTTTGAAGATTGGGTAACCTTCAATGTAGGCCGTGACATATAACGGCTTTAAATGCTAAAGATTAGCCGAGGAGGAGCGGGGAAACAAGATGGCCAGGGTTGTCTTAAGTTTGTCGTCATTGTTTGTTGGCTCATCTTCAGTGGTGGTGACGAAATAAACTTGTGTTGCATCCTCGGCGACCATATCACCATCCAAGGAATTTCGTTAGTGTGTAGTTGGCTGGAATTCAGCAGGTAGAACAtggaccatgctgatttccaCATTCTCAAGGACTGAAGGGCCCATTGGATCCTGGTCGTCATCTTCCGAGTTATTGAGGAGTATAACATCGTGCATTAGAGCATCCTCGGCCTGATGGTCAGGTGTCTCAACAGGTAC
Protein-coding sequences here:
- the LOC139193360 gene encoding uncharacterized protein: MSSFVGDKSQTKGILHLEVNIAGRNHMTVFIIVDSKTEYNVLLGRDWIHQTNCIPSSLYQVLIFWDGKSVMVHPADNQPFETNMIQARYYDDHVGYITLQGFNEDGRSTRISVQKAIEVGAETIHQDSARLGLANLIPTTDDYVEGERSQAAISSTMERLLAHWFIRTTRYIEWLANIVPVLKKNGVLCICIDFHNLNLAMLKDKYPMPISDLLIDVAAHHKILSVMDGHACYNHIVIAEADVHKTTFRCPRALGTYE